From the Lentimicrobiaceae bacterium genome, the window CGTTTGTTAGATATGTTTAACAACGACATTTTACCCGAAGTTCGTCAGCAAGGTTCGTTAGGAGCTTCCGGCGATTTGGCTCCTTTGGCTCATTTGGTTTTACCCTTGCTTGGTTTAGGAAAAGTTTATTACAAAGGCGAAAAACGCGATTCAGCCGATGTTTTCAACAGCTTAGGATTAGAAACCATTAATTTAAAATCGAAAGAAGGTTTGGCATTGCTCAATGGAACTCAGTTTATGAGTTCACATTCCGTTTATGCCTTGTTGCGAGCCAAACGTCTTATAAATCTTGCCGATGTTACGGGAGCTATTTCTATTGAAGCATACGACGGCAGATTAGACCCGTTTGTAGAGCAGTTACATCGTATTCGTCCACATCAAGGTCAAATTACTACTGCAAATAACATTCGTAATGTGTTAAAAGACAGCAAGTTGATAAAAAGGGAGGGCAAGGCAGTACAAGACCCATATTCATTCAGATGTATACCTCAGGTTCACGGTGCAGTTAAAGATACTATTGAATACGTTGAACAAGTCGTTACACGCGAAATAAACTCCGTTACTGACAATCCGACTATTTTTCCAGAAGATGACCTTATCGTTTCGGGTGGCAATTTCCACGGCGAACCTTTAGCTCTTGTCTTAGATTTTATGTCAATGGCTTTATCGGAGTTAGGTAATATTTCCGAAAGACGAGTTTATAGACTAATATCCGGACAGCGAAATTTACCCGAATTTTTGGTTAAGCATCCCGGACTTAATTCCGGCTTTATGATTCCTCAATATACATCGGCATCTATTGTTTCGCAAAACAAGCAATTGGCAACTCCGGCATCGGTTGATA encodes:
- the hutH gene encoding histidine ammonia-lyase, which translates into the protein MRNIFKISPATLTLNDIKDILHNNLFIELSDESVQLINNCRDYLDKKMDEQDGPIYGINTGFGSLYNRSISKNDLTKLQENLIKSHACGFGEEVNPIIVKIMLLLKAHALSLGKSGVQLQTVQRLLDMFNNDILPEVRQQGSLGASGDLAPLAHLVLPLLGLGKVYYKGEKRDSADVFNSLGLETINLKSKEGLALLNGTQFMSSHSVYALLRAKRLINLADVTGAISIEAYDGRLDPFVEQLHRIRPHQGQITTANNIRNVLKDSKLIKREGKAVQDPYSFRCIPQVHGAVKDTIEYVEQVVTREINSVTDNPTIFPEDDLIVSGGNFHGEPLALVLDFMSMALSELGNISERRVYRLISGQRNLPEFLVKHPGLNSGFMIPQYTSASIVSQNKQLATPASVDSIPSSNEQEDHVSMGANAATKTVRIIDNLERILSIELFAAFQAIEFKGIENTSSSIKKLHEKYRQSVSFVEDDVVMYQLMDKSLEFVKNNNFDIYLE